The following nucleotide sequence is from Phocoena phocoena chromosome 17, mPhoPho1.1, whole genome shotgun sequence.
TTTATGTGGAGGAGGGCTGCAGCTTCTGCCAGAGACCAGGGGCCAGTCAGGAGAGAGCAGGCAAGAAGGACCCTgaactctttctctttctgctctggTCTCTGTCAGCACCTCCCATTGGACAAACCCAACCAGATGCCAACTGGCAAGAGAGTCTGGGGGACGCAGCCATTTGTGGTCAGCCTTCTAGGGCGCTGAGCTAGGCAGAGAAGTGGAGAATGGATCTTCGGGGACAAGCAGAGAACAACCAGCACAAAAACTTTACAAATGTTTAATGTCTGGATTGACAGTGGTCCCATCAGATGTCAGTCAGTACCCAAGGCACCTTGGCCTCAGTGGGGAGCAGAGGCCAGTGGTACCCAAAGTTGATCGTTCGTTTTCAGTGTACTGTGACATATTGTAACTTCTGTATGCCTGACTAAATGGACTTATGGATTACAGTATCTAGTTTTAAATAAACAGAATCTCacaaaatggacaaatgctttAAGAAGTTTCCTAGTTTCTCGCAAAGAAACAGCAGAATGACGATACTACTATTGCAGAtgcaaaggaacagaaaaatgtGAGCACTAATACGGCTCTTCGCTGGCTGCGTCAGCTTAACTATAAGCTAATGAGATCTGACTAAAAATTGGCCAGAAAGTTCATAATGATCACAACTATTTGAAATATCGATTTATGTCCATTATTACTAATGATGACTGTCCTCCTATGTGTGCATTATGCTTCGAAGTATTAGTTAATCATAGTAGTGCCTGCCAATACTTCATAGATAgataagtaaatacatatatattgggtttatgcttaaaaaatgtttattgatggGATGGTTGGAGACCACTGGTTTTAAACAATAAGCAAAGGCTAGAATTATGGAGGTCATTGATTTAGTTATTATGTTTCTCTTTAGAGGCAGTGAAGGCTACATGGTTTTTCTGCCTAGAGCacatatgcaaaaagaaaaaaaaaagatagtgggcttgtgaataataataacaaatgtttatGTAAAGCTTATTATGTGTTAAGCACTGCTCTAACCACACAAAAGTTATTAATCATGTAAAATGCAgcaactcaggggcttccctggtggcgcagtggttgagagtccgcttgccgatacaagggacacgggttcgtgccccggtccgggaggatcccacatgccgcggagcggctgggcccatgagccgtggccactgagcctgcgtgtctggaacctgtgctccgcaacgggagaggccacaacagtgagaggtccgcgtatcgccaaaaaaaaaaaaaaaaaaaaatgctgcaacTCAATTACTCCTCACAACAATTCCATGATGTAGGTactgtcattatccccattttacagataaggggaCTGAGGCAGGTCAAGGTTTAGTACAGTGCCCGGTACAGCCAGGAGGAGGCAGGGCAGGGTTCAAACTCAGGCAGTTTGGCTTCAGATTCTTTGCTCACTATGCCTTGCTGCCTCTCTGAAGGAAGTAGGGGCTCCTTGGAgtaattttgaaattaagaaaaaatgaaattgcaaagtaaaattaaaataattgaatacaagtttaaaaagtacaaagaaagggGAGTCACTCAAGTACTCTTATGTGGGTTAAGAGTGACTGTTTCCTTGCACTCTTTGGCACCTGCCAAACGTTACTTCTCAGGATGTGGTAGCTGGCTAACTGCCTCTTGTAGCCACTAGATTCCGCTCTCCCTCTGGCTTTTCTCCCTTGCCCTCTGAAGCCTTCCTCTAGACTTTCCTTGCCTTTGTTCTCTTTCTAGGAGCTTGTatttattagtcagggttctccagaggcatagaaccaataggatgtctctttctctctctctctctccatctctgtaaaGATATATATAgtacccccctcccccagatatagatatatagatgttGCAGGAAAGGGACACCTTCCAGgccccgagagtgggctcttgtctgacactcggaaatgaattgtctgaggagacacatgtgctgacaaagcaagagactttattgggaaggggcgcccgggtggagagcaggagggtaagggaacccaggagaactgctctgccacgtggctcgcagtctcgggttttatgggaatggggttagtttccaggttgtctctggccagtcattctgactcagggtccttcctggtggcgcttgcatcactcagccaagatggattccaccgaggaggattctgggaggttgggagGACATGTGGActggtgtctcctctctccttgagACCTTTCCCATTgatggtagcttgttagttctgcgttccttaccaggacctcctgttgtaagatgACTCATGCAAGTGGCTACTATCTTGCCTGGCCAGGGCGGGCGGCTTCGGTCAGTGTTTACCCTAACATAGAGatagattttattctttaaaataaaatattttgttctttagaATCAATctatagaatttatttattttaaggaattggctcatgcagtcGTGGTGGCGTTGGCAAGTCCACACTATGCAGGGTAGGCCGGCAGGCTGGAGACGGAGAGAAGAGCTGATGCTGCAGTTTCGAGTCTGGAGGCAGGATTCCTTCCTTGGGGGCGGAGTGGGGGGCGGGCGTAGGCTTTTCCTCTtgaggccttcaactgattggatgaggcccatccacaCGGTGGAGGGTGATTTTCTTTACTCAgggtctactgatttaaatgttaatcatgggcttccctggtggcgcagtggttgagagtccgcctgccgatgcaggggatgcgggttcgtgccccggtccgggaagatcctacatgccgcggagcggctgggcccgtgagccatggccgctgagcctgcgtgtccggagcctgtgctccgcaacgggagaggccacaacagtgagaggcccgcgtaccacaaaaaaaaaaaaatgttgatcaCATCTAAAAATTACCTTCACAGCAATATCTAGattggtgtttgaccaaacaaatGAGCACCATGGCCTTGCCACGTTGACACATGAAATTCCCACTACAGGGCTCCTTGAAGAGATCTGGGGTTCATTTGGGCTTCTGTTAGTTTTCTAGAACACTGATGAGGCTCAGGCACTGGGACTGTAGGGAATACAGAGCTTTAGTTCTCTCCAAAAGGGAAATCTGCCCAAACTtcagtgttttgtgttttgttttcaagaaaCCATTTGAAACCACCAAATGGGCTTGGGTGGTAAGTCTTGGTCTCTGGTTCTTAAGCCACAGTCCCTGGCTCCCAGATTTCAGAGGAGGAGCCCCTGTTCATACTGATTCAGGAAGAGCATATAGTAGACTTGTGTCTGATGCTGCACTGTTGTCTTTCTCAGAAGCACAAACTCAGTCCTTCCTCTCTGAATTCCTCTGGTACTTTGTCCCTCACTAGGGCACTCAGAACTTTGGATCGTATGTTGTGGTTGACGTCCATTCTCTTGCCCGCCTGGGGACCAGGTCGATAAAGTTATCTGAGAGCAAGTGCTGAGTTCACACTTCCGAATGGCTGTTCCGGTGCCCGGGACATTGCTGCTTCATAAACATGCCTCAAACATTGGCGAGAATTTGAAATGCCAATTCTCTGTGATGCTTCTTGGGTACAAACATGATTGGCGTCAGCCTCAATGAAGCCCATGTAGAACAGGAGGGAGGCAACTTTACACCTGTCCCTGACAGGCAGAGCCCTCCTGTCCAGTTTTTGCAGGTCCGCGTATCAGGGCGGCCAAGATAACTTGCTGCTGATTTAGGCTGTGGCTTTTATTTGCAGACAGATCGTCACTCAGCATGGGATGGGGGACATGCAGCAGAAGGATCAGAGGGAATTTGTCTGAAGGGGCAGAGCTAGAGTGTCTGTCTGATGCACTGTCCTGGCTTCCTGTATGGCTGTAGCaagttaccacaaatttagtggcttaataCAAATTCATTAGAAGGTCAGAAGTCTGGCACAGGTCTCACTGGgccaaggtcaaggtgtcagcagggcaaGGTTCCCTTATGTAGGCTCTAGGGGTTGATggtttccttaccttttccagaTTATAGACTTTGATATCATTGCTTGTCtctttggggagccattattctgcccaCCATAGCAgccttatgatttccattttaaaataaggtattaGTGtaagatatgatttttttttttttttttttgcggtacgcgggcctctcactgctgtggcctctcgtgttgtggagcacaggctccggacacgcaggctcagcagccatggctcacgggcccagcggctccgcggcatgtgggatcttcccggaccggggcacgaacccacgtcccctgcatcggcaggcggactgtcaaccactgcgccaccagggaagcccctaagataTGATTTTTAATGGAAAGGTATAAAAATTTCACTAACTTTAACAATGTTAGTTTTTTTTAGAGAATTTGAGATATATTTATGTTTACTAAATTTATAAGTTATTAATTTACTTGGGAATGTTTTGCTTATTAGGGTTGAAGCTTCTTTGAGCAGGTATTTaaagtacttatttttaaaaaaagcaaatgcatTAGAGTTATAATTgcagatttaaaatgtttaaaggaacttttattgtttgtaaaagGGACTTGTTTAGTCTGTCCAATGTGAGTTTATCAAACAGTAATAAAAGGCCCTCTTATTTCGTATGAAAATTTACTAGACTCGTAAAGGTTTAGTTGAACTTAAAAGAAACTTTAATGAACACGAGGTTTCCACATTTGTTACTTTTTCAACTACCATTAATTTTTAACCAAGACACTATAAATAGTTGTATGCATGTAAGCTCAGGCTGATTCTTATTCTAGTCCAGGGTAAGTTTGTGGTCCTGAGACTTTCAAAAGCATTTTATGAATCTGTGTGTGGGTTTCGTCATTGATTCAgcccaggcattgtgctaggtacaAATAAGATTACAGTGTAACAAAGTCCATATGCAAAAAAGTGATACAGAAGATGAGATTTTCTCAGTTGGAGGGAGCTTCAGCCAGGAGGTGGTCCTGAGGAGCAATAGATGCTTATCCGACAGAGGGGCTGGGAAAAGTGTTCTAGGCAGGTGGAACGGCCTGCGCAAAGAATGCACGGGATGTGTAGGGAATGGTGAGATTTTGTGATCCTGTTGGGAGTTAAATAGAAAATCTCTATCCTCAGGTGCCTTTTATGTCATTTTCTGATGGAGAGTTAGTGGCAGGATCAGGGCAGGTTCCAGAGTAAATGTGTCGGGGAGGTCTGTCATCCATGGGTTAGTCACTTGAGCATATTATACCCAACTAGGAATGCAGTGCAATTCCTAACCCGATTCTCTTGCTGCTCAGGAAATCATAAttattaacatttactgagctcacATTTTATGTGCCCGGCTCctagcactttacatgtattagctCACTTAACCCTCACAGCCACAGCAATAGATTTATTATCAACAGAGTCGAGGAAACGGACACAGAGAAGGGTGTTAAGTAAGGTGACAAAAGTTACACTACAGGTAAGTGACAGGACCACGATCTGAACCTTGCACAAGCCGTTTCCTCTTTCTGGCATGCTCGTGCCCTCATCCTCTGAGGCTGGCTCCTTCTCACCTTTCaacatcacttcctcagagagctccccctacccccaacccACCTTGTTATTCTGCATCTCAGTCCCTTGTTTATtcccttcatagcacttattacaAATTAAATTCATCCcctacttgtttttttctttcccactagAATCTAAATTCCATTAGGATAGAGACCCCATCTGTCTCGTTCACCATCCTATACCCAGTGCCTTGCACAGTGTAGCATATAGTAGctgttcaataaatgtctgttgatgaGTAAATTAATACTGACTTTAAAGTTCATTATTCCCAAAGCATTCTATTATATGAATAGTAAGTAGAAATACCCCATTTGAGCATAATACTGTATTTCTGATTCAGGTTGGTACTCAGCAGCAAGCTTAGTTTTCTATGTATTCCTAGAAAATTTTACAACGATGATAAGTTTCTGGGAGAAGGAATATAACTTTCACTCAGCAAAAGATAAACATACTCAGTTCGATAAAAAAACCAACTTGAATTGACATGCACCAAAAATGCACCAGTGTGTGTTGTTGGAAAAACATTTATTGCAATTCAGtgtcaaaaaatttttacaaaaatacgCCACCGTCTGGTACAAacaactataaaaaaagaaatcggTTCATCATGCAAGAAAAGAGTGCAAATAATTTATACAGAAAGACTCAGCTCacacaatattaaataaacatctTTGCATGTAATTGGTCTAACCTTAAACTTTTAGTTAAAATGTTCAATCccctattgtatttttaattaaaaaagtactTTAAAGCTTCTAAAGCTTAGGATATGGACTTTAATATACACCCCCTCTGGCTAGGGAGATTGGCACTTGGTAGAATAAAGATGGCGCCAAGTGTTCTCAAGTGTAGAGCACTGCTTGGAGCCTTCTGTTTAACAGACTTGTGTATCATTaattaaacaaacatttctaTACTCAAAGACAGAAAAAGTCATGTTCAAACTCCAGAAGTAATGTTGTAGCAGATGGAGTTTCAAGAAGTTCAGAGTTTTGAAGCAGCCATCCATTTTTGGCCAGACGGAGCAGGGCCTGAGTTTTGAGAGATCTCTCAGAAAGCTTTGTTTGCTGAGTTCAAGGacactttgaaaaatgtctagCAGACAAAGTCATGAATATCGTGGTCCCTTGCTCCTTGCTGCCTCATGGAACAACCCCCCTTTGCTTGTGAGGTTTAGCAGAGAGTGATCTTCCACTGGGTGGAAGCTTATTGGATCTCACAGCAGGTACCAGGGAGATGGAAGGGATGGATCAGATGTACCTTTTAGTCTAAGGGGAGAGGAAATACCTGCTTGGTTACCATCAGAACCTCGGTTTCTAGAAAGCAAGCCAGCTGCTCAGCCATCATGTGTCTCAGGGGCCACCTTTATAATTAAAATCTAATTATCCAGGGAAAAATAAACTTGTCAAAATATGCTGCTTACTTTGTGGCAAGCAGGTTGTACTCACTAGTGTGCCGCACTCGCAGCAGAGTCAGAGTCAGTAACAATGTTAAGCAACTCCTTAACTTCTCCAGGAAGAATCAGGGACTTAAAATGTCTTTAACAGTTAACGGCCGGACACCGAACACTGGACACGAACGTGCCTTCCACAGCGAACGTCTTGAGAAGAATCAGCTTAGGTGTCACGTGTGTCCAGCCACAATAAAAGGTGCTGGGGCAGGGGGTACAAAGTCAAGGCCTCAGAAAGTCCCAAGTTTACGCTCAGGTCCACTGCTGAGCGCCAGGTGGGTTGAGGCATGTCACCTGAATATTCTGGACCCACTACCTCATTTTGAAAGGCAGAAGGAATGCCAGACTCCAGCGTTTCTAACGTCCCTTCCAGCGCTCAAGTCTGGGGGAGGAGTTTCCTTCCTTTGGAAAACCACGAGGGTTGACTCTCCTTAACAAAACGGAGAAGAAAGCATCTACAGAAAACATTGAGTTTAAAGGAATTACGATCTTGTTTGTTGAAGACATCAGGGGCCAGAGATATATCAAAGAGCCCCATCTCTGCGATTGCCTAGAGGTTGAGGGTGTTTCTGAGGTCTGTTTAAACACTAATAGGATTTTAGGCCAGCATCCAGTCAGAGGATGGTTCACAGACTCGGAGAGTTGGaaacagattaaaacaaaaaaacacgaAAAACAACAGATGTCAACATAGAAAATGATGATagagtttagtttaaaaaaaattcacacataaaattattacagttaaaaaaattcaCACGTAAAATAGCGTGTTTGCATAGCAAGACATAATTGCCCTTCAGCCTGGCAGGAATATATAAACTCAGGTGCCTATTTTATGATAAACATTGTATTGAACACTAAGAATGATATACTTTTGAAATGACTGAACTTCTTGTAAATCACACCACTTGCTTAGACAAATGAAATTCCaagctctttctcttctcccgTATAAAAACAACGGAAACAAGGAGCCTCTGTTAATTGCAAGCTCCCAAACAGTTTATGAAGAGAGAACTGTGGCAATAAGGCAATACACACTCATTACCTTCCTTCACCATTGCCAAGTAAAGCCTGTTCTTGCCTTGACAGTTTTGCAGCCCATCTAAAATATCAGTATCTCCTCTGAGCCACTTCAATATAAAATGGATCATCACTAAACATAGGTCATCTTACAGCTGACCCTTTTGATCTCAAAACTGGGGATGTTTTCACATTGTAGTTTCTGCTACAATCCTCCCACGTGACTGGTCCATCCACTAAAAGTAACAGCATTGAGTAATAACACTATCTAGTTTAAAATGTCTGGATCTTGTTATAAGTTGAGCCCTCCTAAGCTTCGCATATTCTCCTTTCCTCAAATGCTGTGCCTTCTTCTCAAGACTCTAGGATCGTTGCTCGGAAACCTGTGTGTTGAACCAAAGCATAACACCCCTGTGGCTCGGCTTCCACTGTTCTGGACAaaactctttccttctctggaagTCCAGATTACTTTCATATTTGACATCAATTTTAAATTCTCCTTTACAgagttggggtgggggtaggTAGGTACAGCAAAGACAGTAGAGCATTCTGTCTCTTCCTGCACTTTCCATTGTCAtgtcccttctggcttttagaaCAGCGGTTCTGAGACAgagattctttgtttttgttttttaggtcacTTTGTCCTGGGAGGGTTTGCCAATAGAAATTCTATAGACAATTAGTGCCCAGGGAacaagcattttctttttaactcgcTTTACTTATACGTGAGGCTCTGGCCATGCTTCACAGCCACCCAGTGGCACCAACACAGGTGCTCACACCTGCTGTGCTCTTTTTCCCCACTGCCCTCCCACAAACCACAGCATCAAAGACATGCCACTTCtattccttcccctctccctctccacctgCCATTTCCTTCCTCATTCTCCTCTTCCAATGAAAGGGAACCACAAATgttggtttcttcttttcttttccttaaaaattttccTTGACTCTGTCACACACCACCTCCAATTATGCCAGAGGAGATGGGGAGAGCCCCGAGTCACCATCTGGGTAGACATTTCAGAAAACCGTTAAGCCTATCCCTTGTGGTAGGGTCGTTCTGCACAGATGCTCCTGCTGCCTGGGGCACGCTATGCGGTCATGAGCACCACGGACAGTCCAAGTGACACTGGTTCGCCAGTTTCGTGCTGACAGCCAAAGCGGGCAACATTTCTGGGACTGCAAACCTGAAGGTGCCGAGGAGTCTCCGCCTGCTCCTTCAGCATGGAGGGGTGGAGGTCATGAGTTGGGGGGAAGATGTGGAAGGCTATGAACGCCAAAAAATGCCAGAGTCAACAGTTCCAGAGCCCTCACGGCAACGACAGCCCCAGCTCCACTCACATCTTTAAGGAAGCTGAGACCTTTGCGAGAACCTGCCTGAATTATGGAAGACAGAGCTTTTTATTCCATGGTCTGGACCCTGCATTCTCAGTGTGACCTTGACTCGGGGGGGGCGAAGAGGTGTTACAGTAGTTTGTGGCCCTCCAAAGCTCAACCTTACCCAACAAGATCTTATTCTTTAGTATTTACTTTTGCTCAGAgttgaaataaacaatttacgTTTTTCTTGTTCAGGGGGGTggtgatgaaaaaagatattaagaAATCCTGGTGTAGGCACAGACCTTGCAAAGTGAGGAACATCAACTAGTGGTCGAGTTCCCTTCCGGATGCTGGTACTTGGGTTGTGCTTTGAGGGAAGGGCGTGAAGGGGTCCTACATCACTAGTTGGTCCCTTGGCTTGTCTCTGTACATTCTTAACCATCTCTCCCCATTTCAGGTCACCCCAAATTCAACCCCTAAGAATACACTGCTCCTCAATGTAAATGTGAACCAAGTTCCTATTTCTGCTTCACTTATGTGCCAAGGTCATGCTGGGTGGCCACTTTacttactaaaaaaacaaaagaaagcaaatacaatTGCAGAAATATGTACATTGTTGTAGAAAAGCAAAGttctataaaaagtaaaaaacaaaaacatccccCATTCCCTCCCAGGAATATTGACTCCTTAAGTCCTGAGATTTCCTTCTCCTACATAGTTACCTGCTGGTATTGGCCTAGCAATTTCCCCTGGGGTTTGGAGCAAGTTAAGGATGAACTCATGGTACCTCTGCTCCCTATCTGGCTGGAATGCCAAGCTTTACTTTATCATCCTTACAAGAAGCCCTACCTCAGGTTGACTAAATTTTGGTGTTGCATGTAAAGAAAACTCCTCAACTATCACCCACCAAGAGGAACAGCAGCTGATATGTAAAAACCTGTTTTACAAGCCTTTATCAGTATTCTGGCTCCAAACAGTCCCCAGGGATAGGCTTATCCGTGAAGATACCCCAGGAAGCCCAGACAAGCCAAGAAGTTAAACAGGAATAAAGTCTTCACAGCTATTGGGTGACTAATTCCATCTTTTCTGTGGCAGGATTTCCTCTTGAACTGTTTTTAATTGGCCTTATGATGATGTCCCGAATGAGCTACaacatggaaggaaaaaaggcataGATGCTTTGGGGTTGTTCTAGAAAAGAGGCAACCCCGAAGAATGTCCCATTCGTCTAAAAAGGAAGCCTGAAGCATGATGAGGATTGCCTCCAATATCTCTTCCtgttttaaatcactttttatatgatgaagaaacaagaaaaacagagactGCCTACTGGACCACGCGCTTTGTCAGAGCGAGTATTGTAGCTTTCCGAGGTAGACTATTGTGTGGTATCTTCAGAAGATAAGGCCCTATACCCATGCGGGTTTAAGATGAGTGGtgcttcctttgccttttcaaaaCAAACTCCAGATCAAAACCCAAAGCCCAGGGATTTCTCATatgtagtttttcttcttttttttttttccaacacatTTTTCACATTGTAAACAAAGAGCATTCTATCCTGTATTTGAGTTTTGCCCCTTTCTCCCACATCTCTAGGGAACTCTAAAGGAGTCTCAGTGAACGTCAAGAGAATTCCATTTTCACCGATGAAACAGAATTCCTGCCTCATAGTCTTGCTGGCAAATCATTAGGAAAAATAGTTTATTTACAGTATTTCTGCTTTTCCATACCAATTCTAATGAGAAGTCCATATGCTTAAATTCCCAGCCAGCAACTGCATCTCTCCCCTCCAACGTCCTCTCAATGGCTTATCGCAGAAGTTTTGAGCCAATGTCTAAAATGTAcactatttacaaatgaagcGTCCAAACTCTGTATTTCCAACCATCCAGTCAGCAGGGGGACCCTTCTGAAGTGTTGTCATGTGCTGGGATTCAGAACTTGAACAAGTTGATAAAGTCCTGGGGTGAAAGTGAAACGGAGCAGCTCTCTGGGTTATTGGCTGTGCACGGGTGATCGGTGCCCTAGAAAGGAACATCGTGGTTAGGTGGGCATTCTCGGCAGCATCTCATTGGCTTGTAGCACCCTAAGTAAGGCATTGCCCAACCTCAAAACAACATTCCTCTGTCAAGAATGCCCTGTGTTATGGAAAAACTAAAGAGCTGCGTGCGCGCGCACAGACACGCGTGCACAGAGCGATGGGGGAGTTTGTGGGGGGCttgcaggaaaaaataaacacgGGGGTGAAGGAAACGAAGGTCTTTGAAAGTTTCTCTCCCCAGGGGCTGAATCAGTTTTACCTTCACCTTCAGCTGGGGGCTACAACGGTGAAGAGCAGGAAAGCATTTGGCGACACAGTGCTAGTGCCATTGGCTCttaggggctgggctggggatgTGTGGCAACGACCTCCAAGACATATACCTTCCAGGAAAGAATATGGCAGTGTCTGCAAAGCTGAAGGGTGTCTCCATACTGCTCTTTCCGTGGGTAACAGCGCACAAGTTTAAAATACATCTTCTTCCAATCCAGCTGTCCTTTATCTGACAAAATTAATCGCCTGCGGATCTAAATATCAAACAAATAAAAGTAGTTCTGAAAAGTTCTGCTCCTGCCTCCTTTCCACCTTTTTCATCTATACCCTGGCAACAGCTAGGGAAAAAGTAGCAAAGATATAAAGAAGTTGCTTCTGAGCTCTACCTAGTGAAGGAAACAACAGCTTTTAACCAGTCTTTAAAAGAAACAGGTGGCCGATGACGCCTGACTGGTGACCTGTACTAAATTGCATTTGGATGGTCTTGAAAGTTTAGGTGATCTCAATAAACCACTTCAATCTTTTCTTTGCTGTAGACTTGAGTGATTATTTCCAGGGAGATGCAGTGACTGCTTGGCACCATGGCTCTATTTTATATCGAAATATTAGTGGTTTCGTGAACAGCACTTGTTGAGCTCACACTTCTATGTAaagaagttggaaaaaaaatctgaggcaGTGTGCGGAGGGGAAAGAGGCCTAGACTGGTGTCAGAAGGCCCAAATTCAAATTCAaggccagtttcctcacctagaGAGCGCTCCACTCATTTGGATATGTCACTTAGCCACTTGTGGCCttagtctctccatctgtttgaagTGGGCATAATGATATCTACCCTTCCCTGGGTCATTAacacaaaatgaaataacatCAGTAAAAGTCCTTTAGCTGTAAAATCTCATAAAAATGTAAGTTATTTTGTTAGAGAAAAGAAGGACTGGTGccaatttatgaattttttttggaGCAAGTTGTAACGTGGGACTAGGTTAAGaatataaggtttttttttttcctattgaaacacataaacaaaatctCACAGATATTATTTAGAAACTCCTTGAACTGTTTTCTAGTCAAACCAGGGAGCCCTGGAGAGTGGGTTTGAGAAGGATGCCAAGGCAGCTTGAGGGGGGCgggcagagaggaagagaaggaagaacagcCACTGGGCTGTACTGACCTGCCGCTCGGAGAAGTGGTACTGGCAGAGCTTCTTCCATAAGAGCCGGTCCTCGCTGAGCACGTGCAGGTCAGGGGCTGCCTGGCCCAGGCTGACCAGGTCTCGCCCGTCGCTCAGCCTTTGCATAATGTTCAGTTGTAAGCACAAAGGCAGGTCAGTGAAGGTGAGGCCTTTGAAGGCAGGCTGTGGGGAGAAGGGTTATGTTAAGTTGCAGGGCAGAGAGTAGCTATGCACCAGGTGACACCAAGGATGCAGCTGTCCCCTCAGCCTCCAGCCTCAAGGTGGTTTATTGATCAGAGATCAAAGCAGCAGTTCTCTCTACTCTTAAGTACAGACACAGGACCCATGACCGAGACCCGCAAAGAACAGCCTGGAGCGGCTCCAGCAGATGGTGCCAGAGGGATTTTCCTAAGTTgcacaaggcttttttttttttgcgtgcattatgaaatgatcaccacgataagtctagtaaccatgtGTCCCCATATAAAGTGATTACAGTTTTATTGGCCGTATTCTTTATATTGTATATTACAGCCCCAatggctcatttattttatacctggagGTCTGAATCCCCTTCATCTATTTACACTTTTTCTCTGAAAGATTCCCCTAATAGCGCACGTTGGAT
It contains:
- the FBXO32 gene encoding F-box only protein 32 isoform X2, translating into MPFLGQDWRSPGQSWVKTADGWKRFLDEKSGSFVSDLSSYCSKEVYNKENLFNSLNYDVAAKKRKKDMLNSKTKTQYFHQEKWIYVHKGSTKERHGYCTLGEAFNRLDFSTAILDSRRFNYVVRPAFKGLTFTDLPLCLQLNIMQRLSDGRDLVSLGQAAPDLHVLSEDRLLWKKLCQYHFSERQIRRRLILSDKGQLDWKKMYFKLVRCYPRKEQYGDTLQLCRHCHILSWKGTDHPCTANNPESCSVSLSPQDFINLFKF